One region of Desulfitobacterium chlororespirans DSM 11544 genomic DNA includes:
- a CDS encoding aminotransferase class I/II-fold pyridoxal phosphate-dependent enzyme, translating into MSTLEEKNVLNLGHKLLQYEAQKLISFHTPGHKGKAEFFTDLHFPDQDLTELPGLDMLHSPAGVIAQAQDRAAAVYQSDASFYLINGATVGNQGMFMALAGTGKRGEDLQPPKVLVERQSHRSVFSALVLSGCEPEYIPSVVHPEFGLPLGLKSIAEVDLGEFLGVHLTYPGYYGTLPDLETIAAQRDRQAAQVSILVDQAHGSHYLSPLFPKGALAYGADLVLCSTHKTLSALTQAAMLHVQGSRIPWSAIKEALELLQSSSPSYLLMASLERAVEHALESRRWELLHEAVQELHHRVGGSLRILNPQDVGTYGIAGLDWTKIMINTQRLGVAAPRCVEHLRKSYGIDPELWDDKNILFLLGIGNTPEEVEILTKGLLSLASLNKDVVASPEEIVCEIPLPPARLTPRQAYFARKRKLPLAESVGHIVGESISPYPPGIPWIVMGEEMTPEILELLTRHKGRWQGWEDAGQGVWIVEEV; encoded by the coding sequence ACATAAAGGAAAAGCGGAATTTTTTACGGATTTGCATTTTCCCGATCAGGATCTTACAGAACTGCCGGGCTTGGATATGCTGCACTCCCCCGCGGGGGTGATTGCTCAGGCTCAGGACCGGGCTGCTGCTGTGTATCAAAGTGATGCCAGCTTTTATCTGATCAATGGGGCAACGGTGGGCAACCAAGGGATGTTCATGGCTTTGGCCGGTACCGGGAAGCGGGGGGAGGACCTGCAGCCGCCTAAGGTTCTGGTGGAGAGGCAGTCCCACCGTTCTGTGTTTTCGGCTTTGGTGTTATCGGGATGTGAACCGGAATATATCCCCAGTGTGGTTCATCCGGAGTTCGGGCTGCCCTTGGGACTGAAATCCATCGCTGAAGTGGATTTAGGCGAATTTCTGGGGGTTCATCTGACCTATCCCGGCTATTATGGGACCTTGCCGGATTTGGAAACGATCGCGGCCCAAAGGGATCGCCAGGCAGCTCAAGTGAGCATTTTGGTGGATCAGGCTCATGGCTCCCATTATTTGAGCCCGCTCTTCCCCAAAGGAGCTCTGGCTTATGGGGCGGATCTGGTGCTGTGCAGCACCCATAAGACCTTAAGCGCCTTGACTCAGGCGGCGATGCTTCATGTACAGGGCTCGCGGATACCCTGGTCCGCTATTAAGGAGGCCCTTGAGCTGCTGCAATCTTCCAGCCCCAGTTATCTCCTGATGGCCTCTTTGGAAAGGGCTGTCGAACATGCTTTGGAAAGCAGGCGCTGGGAGCTGCTTCATGAAGCAGTGCAGGAACTGCATCACCGTGTGGGCGGATCCTTGCGGATCTTAAACCCACAGGATGTAGGGACTTACGGGATTGCTGGGCTGGATTGGACGAAGATCATGATCAATACCCAAAGACTGGGAGTTGCGGCTCCCCGTTGTGTAGAGCATTTGCGTAAGAGTTATGGAATTGACCCTGAATTATGGGATGACAAAAATATTTTATTTCTGTTAGGCATTGGCAATACTCCCGAAGAGGTAGAGATCCTTACCAAGGGTTTATTAAGCTTAGCAAGCCTGAACAAAGATGTTGTGGCATCTCCTGAGGAAATCGTTTGCGAAATTCCTCTGCCGCCAGCCAGGCTCACTCCCCGCCAAGCCTATTTTGCCCGGAAGCGCAAGCTCCCCCTTGCGGAGAGTGTGGGACACATAGTGGGCGAGAGCATTTCCCCCTATCCCCCGGGCATTCCTTGGATCGTGATGGGAGAAGAGATGACTCCTGAGATCTTAGAGCTTCTGACCCGGCATAAGGGACGCTGGCAAGGCTGGGAGGATGCAGGCCAGGGAGTCTGGATCGTCGAGGAGGTTTAA